In Aspergillus luchuensis IFO 4308 DNA, chromosome 1, nearly complete sequence, the following are encoded in one genomic region:
- a CDS encoding uncharacterized protein (COG:G;~EggNog:ENOG410PHMI;~InterPro:IPR020846,IPR011701,IPR036259;~PFAM:PF07690;~SMCOG1005:Drug resistance transporter, EmrB/QacA;~TransMembrane:10 (i133-152o172-195i216-236o248-268i324-342o362-384i404-424o430-450i462-489o501-524i);~antiSMASH:Cluster_1.19;~go_function: GO:0022857 - transmembrane transporter activity [Evidence IEA];~go_process: GO:0055085 - transmembrane transport [Evidence IEA]): MTATEPTPQNGAPADQSMYDEKKSGKTGDALRNLTRRSESDDPFAQQAEHASQPTSGSDTDLSKKERSDGKRELTEDDCYNKLGFCFPWYKKWTILTVVFMVQMSMNFNTGVYSDALTGIENEFNVSAQAARVGQMIFLVAYAFGCELWAPWSEEFGRWPIMQLSLFLVNIWQIPCALAPNFGTIVVCRFLGGLSSAGGSVTLGMTADMWEVDDQGFAVAYVVLSSVGGSTIGPVFGGFIGQYLTWPWVFWVQLIVGGFTQALHFVLVPETRATILLDREAKRRRKSGEDPNIYGPNELKESRLSVKEVLRIWRRPFEMFIREPIVLCLSLLSGFSDALIFTFTESFTLVFDQWGFNTLTNGLAFCAILIGYVIAYLIFLPDVWRQRQIRKKEGNAARLAERRLLLLLFLAPLEPIGLLGFAWTSIGPAYAPWIAPLIFACLIAIANYSIYMATIDYMVAAYGAYSASATGGNGFARDFLAGIATMYATPLYENIGGKFHLAWGSTLLGCIAALVAIPIYIFYWKGPEIRRRSKFAQTLAADRERHAGRRASRLRRESQPYPV; this comes from the coding sequence atgacgGCCACTGAGCCCACGCCGCAGAACGGTGCCCCTGCCGATCAGAGTATGTATGACGAGAAGAAGTCTGGCAAGACAGGCGATGCTCTCAGAAACCTGACCCGCCGATCGGAATCGGACGATCCCTTCGCCCAGCAGGCTGAGCATGCCTCGCAGCCAACATCTGGAAGTGATACCGATCTGTCCAAGAAAGAGCGATCTGACGGCAAGCGGGAGCTAACTGAGGACGATTGTTACAACAAACTTGGCTTTTGCTTCCCTTGGTACAAGAAATGGACCATCCTAACTGTGGTCTTCATGGTTCAAATGTCCATGAACTTCAACACGGGCGTGTACTCGGATGCTCTCACGGGCATTGAAAATGAGTTCAATGTTAGCGCTCAAGCGGCCCGTGTCGGGCAGATGATCTTTCTGGTTGCATACGCCTTCGGTTGTGAGTTGTGGGCGCCCTGGAGTGAAGAATTCGGGCGCTGGCCGATCATGCAGCTCAGTTTATTCTTAGTCAATATTTGGCAGATCCCTTGCGCCTTGGCACCTAATTTTGGTACCATTGTGGTTTGCCGTTTCCTGGGTGGTCTGAGCTCTGCTGGCGGTTCCGTCACCCTGGGTATGACTGCAGATATGTGGGAAGTTGATGACCAGGGGTTCGCGGTTGCATACGTCGTGCTTTCTTCAGTGGGCGGGTCTACGATTGGACCCGTCTTTGGTGGATTCATTGGGCAGTACCTCACGTGGCCATGGGTATTCTGGGTGCAATTGATCGTCGGAGGCTTCACTCAAGCTCTGCACTTTGTGTTGGTTCCTGAAACTAGGGCGACCATCCTCTTGGATCGCGAAGCTAAGCGCCGCCGCAAGTCTGGCGAAGATCCCAACATCTACGGCCCTAACGAATTGAAGGAAAGCCGCCTGAGTGTCAAAGAGGTGTTGAGGATCTGGAGACGTCCGTTTGAGATGTTCATTCGCGAGCCCATTGTCCTTTGTTTGTCACTCCTATCTGGTTTCTCCGATGCTCTGATTTTCACCTTCACCGAATCCTTCACGCTTGTTTTCGATCAGTGGGGCTTCAACACCCTCACCAATGGCCTGGCTTTCTGTGCCATTCTCATCGGCTATGTCATCGCATACCTTATTTTCCTGCCGGATGTCTGGCGGCAACGCCAGATCCGCAAGAAGGAAGGCAATGCTGCCCGTCTTGCTGAgcgccgtcttcttctactcCTGTTCCTAGCTCCCCTCGAGCCCATTGGCCTGCTGGGTTTTGCATGGACGTCTATCGGCCCTGCCTATGCTCCTTGGATTGCTCCCCTCATCTTCGCCTGTCTGATCGCCATCGCCAACTACTCCATCTACATGGCTACGATTGATTACATGGTCGCTGCCTACGGTGCCTATTCTGCCTCTGCGACCGGCGGCAACGGATTTGCTCGTGACTTCCTCGCTGGTATTGCGACCATGTATGCGACTCCTCTGTATGAGAACATTGGCGGCAAGTTTCACCTGGCCTGGGGCAGTACCCTGCTGGGGTGCATTGCCGCGTTGGTGGCCATTcccatctacatcttctACTGGAAGGGCCCCGAAATTCGTCGTCGCAGCAAGTTTGCCCAGACGCTAGCCGCCGATCGCGAGAGACATGCTGGTCGTCGGGCCAGTCGACTTCGTCGCGAGTCGCAGCCGTACCCTGTCTAG
- a CDS encoding glutathione S-transferase family protein (COG:O;~EggNog:ENOG410PMZQ;~InterPro:IPR036249,IPR040079,IPR036282,IPR010987, IPR004045;~PFAM:PF13409,PF13417,PF00462,PF02798;~SMCOG1193:glutathione S-transferase;~antiSMASH:Cluster_1.19;~go_function: GO:0005515 - protein binding [Evidence IEA];~go_process: GO:0006749 - glutathione metabolic process [Evidence IEA]), with product MSSPKIILYTNRTCPWAHRAHIVLQELGLPFEEVTIDLDTPREPWYLEVNPRGLVPSLSYNGEVITESGIVAQFLADAYPSHLVPPSNTPEGALQRARIAFFVDTYSSKAAPHYNAALRGATEADRKAGVEGYVAAIKKEIEPLLYQGLEGKEHGPFFGGSDKLTLVEVLLGSFLIRLHAFADKEAGLIDPAIWEGLAEAKNFNRWAQATREHPSVNGIFDAKACADRTKKKLLANRK from the exons atgtcttcccCCAAGATCATTCTCTACACCAATCGCACCTGCCCCTGGGCTCATCGCGCCCACATTGTTCTCCAGGAGCTTGGTCTTCCCTTCGAAGAGGTCACCATTGACTTGGACACCCCACGCGAGCCATGGTATCTGGAAGTCAACCCG CGCGGTCTtgttccctccctctcttacAATGGTGAGGTTATCACCGAATCCGGCATCGTCGCTCAATTCCTCGCCGACGCATACCCCTCCCACCTCGTGCCCCCTTCAAACACCCCCGAGGGTGCTCTGCAGCGCGCCCgcatcgccttcttcgtcgacaCCTACTCCAGCAAAGCTGCCCCGCACTACAACGCTGCCCTGCGTGGTGCTACCGAAGCCGACCGCAAGGCCGGCGTTGAGGGATACGTAGCTGCtatcaagaaggagatcgAGCCGCTCCTGTACCAGGGattggaggggaaggagcaCGGACCTTTCTTCGGTGGTAGTGACAAATTGACTTTGGTGGAGGTGCTGCTTGGTTCGTTCCTAATTCGTCTGCACGCGTTCGCGGATAAGGAGGCTGGACTGATTGATCCCGCAATCTGGGAGGGATTGGCGGAGGCGAAGAACTTCAACCGTTGGGCGCAGGCTACTCGGGAGCATCCTAGCGTCAATGGTATCTTCGATGCTAAGGCGTGTGCTGacaggacgaagaagaagcttttGGCGAACAGGAAGTAG